Sequence from the Mustela erminea isolate mMusErm1 chromosome 8, mMusErm1.Pri, whole genome shotgun sequence genome:
ccttgccttaagaaatatgtcttgaaagaagttgcagggtgcctgggcgcctcagtgggttaaagcctctgcctttggctcaggtcataatctcagggtcctgtgacaGAGCCCTACATTgtgctttctgttcagcagggcgcctgcttcccccatctgcctgcctctctgcctacttttgatctctgtctgtcaaataaatagataaaatcctaaaaaaaagaaagaaagaaagaaagaaagaaagaaaaagaaagaaataaaaagaatggccAGTGTCAAaaagttactgcctatgctctcctctagggttttgatggattcctgtcacagATTGAGGTTTTCAACcatcttgagtttatctttgtatattgtataagagaatggtccagtttcattcttctgcatgtgcttgtccagttttcccaacaccactcaTTGAACAGACtatcattttttccattggatattctttcctgcttgttgaagattagttgactttagagttgagggtccatgtctggggtctgagtgaaacaggaagaaatagacaatttgaacagaccaataaccagcaaggaaattgaagcagtgatttaaaaagaaaatctcccaaaagagtgtctggggggctcagaagattaagcctctgccttcagctcaggtcatggtctcagggtcctaggattgagtcctgcattgggctccctactcagcagggagcctgcttccccgcgcccccgcctgcctctctgcctacttgtgatcatctctctccttgtgtcaaataaataaataaaatctttttttaaaaaatctcccaaaaaattggagtctagggccagatggcctcccaggAGAATTGTAccaaatattgagaaaaaaaaaatacctattctactgaagctgttccAGAAATTAGAAATTGAAGGAAGACTAccaaacttgttctatgaggccaacattaccctgattccaaaacgagacaaagatcccattaaaaaagagaattaagaccAATGTCCCTGATGCACATGGATGTCAAAATATTCAAGaacctagccaataggatccaacagaacattaaaaggattattcaccatgaccaggtgggatttattcctggactcaAGGTTGGATCAATATtaggaaatcaatcaatgtgaaaaagaaaatacattaatacaagaaaagacaagaaccatatgatcctctcaactgatgcagagaAAGTATTGTACAACATGTAGCAtactttcctgattaaaactcttaaaagtagGCGCGCTCACAATGGAGCTTTCGGAGTATGTGCAGAAAGGCTTCCAGATGCTGGCGGATCCTGGCTCCTTCGACTCCAACGCCTTCACTCTTCTCCTCCGGGCGGCTTTCCAGAGCCTGCTGGACGCCCAGGCGGACGAGGCCGTGTTAGATCACCCAGACTTGAAACATATCGATCCTGTGGTTTTAAAACATTGTCACACAGCAGCTGCAACTTACATACTGGAGGCAGGAAAGCAAAGAGCTGACAAATCAACTCTAAGCACTTATCTAGAAGACTGTAAATTTGATAGAGAGTAATAGAACTGTTTTGCACGGAATATCAGAATAATAAGAATTCCCTAGAAAGCCTACTGGGAAGTATAGGCAGATCTCTCCCCCATATAACTGATGTTTCTTGGCGTTTGGAATATCAGATAAAGACCAATCAACTTCATAAGATGTACAGACCTGCATATTTGGTGACCTTAAATGTAGAGAACACTGATTCCCGATCTCACCCAGAGATTAGTTTTAGTTGCAACATGGAACAACTACAGGATTTAGTGGGGAAACTTAAAGATGCTTCGAAAAGTCTGGAAAGAGCAACTCAGTTGTAACTTGGGGAAGTTAACGATTCGCCCGGGTCTAGAAGAAGACCAGGAACGCCTTGTCGTCGGCCGAACCACCGTCTGTGCGAGCTGGATGTCCTACTcttaagtagaattttttttttcttttggattta
This genomic interval carries:
- the LOC116596828 gene encoding LOW QUALITY PROTEIN: COMM domain-containing protein 3-like (The sequence of the model RefSeq protein was modified relative to this genomic sequence to represent the inferred CDS: inserted 1 base in 1 codon), whose amino-acid sequence is MELSEYVQKGFQMLADPGSFDSNAFTLLLRAAFQSLLDAQADEAVLDHPDLKHIDPVVLKHCHTAAATYILEAGKQRADKSTLSTYLEDCKFDREXIELFCTEYQNNKNSLESLLGSIGRSLPHITDVSWRLEYQIKTNQLHKMYRPAYLVTLNVENTDSRSHPEISFSCNMEQLQDLVGKLKDASKSLERATQL